The genomic segment atattgtcTATATTTTCATAATTGCACAGAAAAAACATTTTCTATCAACTAACCTTTTAATGAGACAGCAAGTTTTTCTTCTGGTGTTATAACTCGTTTAACATTTTTGAAGGAGATTTCGTTATATCTTCCTTAATAGCACATAATACAAAATCAGACTGATTTCCGTCAAACGAAAGAAACTATGAAATTTGGTCTCATCATCAACCAGATATTTACTTATTAAATTGGATTGGTATCCTTCTTCAACCCTCTTCACATACATTTCATGAGTTTTACTTTTTTGAGTTATCTAgcataatttttaaaatgttctcCTCCAATTCTTGCTCTTTTAATACATGAAGATAAACTTCTTGTTATTAAAAGTATTCAATAAATAGTAAAGTATTGTGtgttttactataatatatatatatatatatatatatatatatatatatatatatatatatatatatatatatatatatatatatatatatatatatatatatatatatatatatatatatatataactgttttggatgggttggagtcaataatagggctattggttaactatttttttattctcgagctttcaattgtgtttacaattattatcaagagctaaaaaagacaaaatacttacaaggttgaactaaaaagaaaaaacaatttttgttaacttaccaaataaaaattagtttggtaagtaaaaatcactgcttacatgttcaaaatatttaatataaaaatgttttgatctaacaaatgtttctccgaaaatttctataattttgaaaacattttttttaatataaaaataattgaatttataaataagttcaaatagcataaattatttataaattcaattatttttatattaaaaaaaatgttttcaaaattatagaaattttcggagaaacatttgttagatcaaaacatttttatattaaatattttgaacatgtaagcagtgatttttacttaccaaactaatttttatttggtaagttaacaaaaattgttttttctttttagttcaaccttgtaagtattttgtcttttttagctcttgataataattgtaaacacaattgaaagctcgagaataaaaaaatagttaaccaatagccctattattgactccaacccatccaaaacagttataaatttgttccaaacgagtcacaagtacttcttttttcttattcttatatatatatatatatatatatatatatatatatatatatatatatactagtgatgtaacgaatgtcagtttttgaacattcgcgaatacaaatattcagttttttttttaatttggcaattTTAATTGTCTCCGGCACTGCCGGCAGTCTCATTTGCGTGAGGTGTGTAGTTAGATAAGTTCaaataaatttagtaattcagcaattttcagaACAATTATACAAATCATGTACTGTATTACATTTTGTTCCAAAAATtgctgaattaataaatttatctgaacttatctaactgaagtcgaactgtttatgtttgtttgtttaaactctttacataaaaGCACATAGTCTATATTTTTAGTTTGTAGTTTAATAATTCTTAGCTTTTTCAAGATAATTGCCTAAAATTAAAAACTTcaggataataataataaactttatGAATAATGAATGAtgagaataatttgtttttgtttgtttacactgcatcatttattttttgttttctaattttatagttttctaagcttgtaaaataaagtgagttttcttctaataaaaaaactgagaagtgaatggatgtttattttattaacctaatcttcaaataatttttttttatacatattcatattcgcaaaacattcgcacaaatttcgcaaatgcgaatattcgttacatcactaataTATACATACCAACACCAACCCTGCaaattattttgtaacttcagTTATTTTATTCATCTAATAGCACATCTAGCAAGAAATAAACCCTAGTTTGTCTGAGATTATTTATTTCCAAAGCAATACATAAACCAAtattatatttagaaataattaaataggatactttgttctttttttcataaaatctaattaaTTAGTTATGAAATTTATTGAAGTGTATATTAATCATCAAtatatgttttacaataaaaattacatcaaatattactaaaaaaattgtttaaacaatttagatggtttatttaacaaagtatttatttaaataatgcatATTCATGATATATGCGAAAagtatatacaaattaaaaaaagaaacatcGAAATCCACAAATAGGTACTAGATCCAGAAATCCAGAACCAGAGATATAGTTAACAACTCTTTCCCCCTCCATTACTACCGCGAGTTTTAAAGTtgattttgaagctttgtggacgattccgTTGAAAGGTAAATTTTTTTGACTTTGGCACATTACAATTTTGAAGTATATTCTTTCAAATGATGCTAATCAGATTTCTTGTTATAAAGAAAGCTGATGAGGATTTAAAAAAAAGAgactaactttgtcccaaattgtCCTAGGAtaactttttctctttttttaaattGAGTAAAAATGCAAGCtttccaaatataaaaaaataattttcctacagaaaatgttaaaagtttTTATATTGATAGAATAAATGTTCTTCTTTAGTAGGCTATCCATAGAATTACTATAACTTCATTATTTTCTGACTTCTTAATTTGagataaaacaaattaaataacttttaaagcgATAATAATTGGGGCTAAATGGATGACTAATCAATCTTGTGGTTTTAGCACTTGTTCAAAAAGTGACTTAAATGAACAAACTTGTGCAAGCTCACTCTGAATATCTCTAACAAACAAAAAACTACTTTATCagcaaaaaatgtgttttttgatAACATTAGTATTAAAATATCTAGTTTTTTTCATTTTGGGTATCCATTTTTTTCCCTTTTTAAATAATCTGCTCTAAAAAATGATGAAATCCCATTTAACAACCTTAATCTAGGTTGAACTTGCAGATAAGTTTCTCAAATAAATCTAATGTACAGGTTTCAAAATATCTCTTAAAACACATTTCACGCTTTAAGATTTTGCCAGGTATGTGTTCCCAAATgatctttctttatatatttcttaaaatgtattttacacttgtaaggttttgCTATGGTGTGTCATTTCATGCTTTTTTAGGTTACCTGATCTAGAAAACGTCCTTAAACAAGTtttacacttgtaaggtttttctccagtatgtattcTTGTATGTTGTCTCAAATTATGTGCCCCAATAAATTCCTtcaaacaaatttcgcacttgtaaggtttttctcctgtGTGAATTTTCATGTGTTCTTTTAAGGAACTTTTATGGGCAAGTTGCTTAAAACAAACCTCACATCTATTAGTATTTTCTTCACTGTGAATTTTCATATGGCGTTCCAAAGCATCTGCCTGAGAAAAttgcttgaaacaaatttgacATGTATTAGGACTGTTTTCAGTGTGAACTTTCATATGTTTGTTGAAAGTACCTATCTGAAAAAAgggcttaaaacaaatttcacacttgtaaggcttctCTCCAGTGTGCAACATCACATGGTGTTTTAAAGAACTTGACTGAGAAaacatcttaaaacaaatattacacttataaggtttttctccagtatgcattATCATATGTTGTTTCAAATGACAAGCCTGAGAAAATTCCTTATGACAAATTTCACAATTATTTCCCCCAGTGTGAATTTTTACATGTTTTGCTAAACTATCTCTctgaaaaaattgtttaaaacaaatttcacacttataaggtttttctccagtatgcaatATCATATGTTGTTTCAAAGGATTTACCTGAGAAAATGACTtagaacaaatttcgcacttgtaaggtttttccccagtatgcatTCTTATATGTTGTTTTAAACTACCTGCCTGAGAAAACTGCTTCAGACAAATTTCACATGtgtacggtttttctccagtgtgaactttcaTGTGTACATTTAAGGCACTTTTATGAACAAGCTGCTTAAAACATATTTGACATGTATAAGCTTTCTCCCCAGTGTGTCTTTTTAGATGTTGATTTAAGTACTTTTTTGTAGAAAACTGTTTACTGCAAATTTCACAATTGAATATTTTATCTTGAATAGGATGACTTGTATGTTGTTTTTTATTATCTAAATACACTGCTTTCATCGGTTCCAATGTGTTGTCCACTTGGGGAAAACctaaaataataatcaaaatatataaaaagttattttGCTAGAAAAAGTTAATGCACAAActacagaacagaaaattttcaatattcataGTGGTTTTATTGTCtgaagttaatttaatttaacaCAACCTCACAAGTTGTCCTGTCAGACCAGCCTTTTTAACAAACTCTATAAACAAATGGCATGTTTGTAATGTATGCAAAGAGTATATCGTCGGTGACCTGGCAATTTCTCCTATCtgcatttttttatgaaaatgagTTATCGATGAATTCGGAATCTGCTTATAGCAAAGATTTGTCTGTAGAACTCCTATGAACGAGAAAAatgtctaaatatataaaaatgccacTTGCAATTTCTCCTATCTAAATTCACGCGGTAAACTACATGCAACATGTCCTATCTTGTCAGTTTGTATAGTGCAATCATAGGGTATAGTAAGCTGTTAGACTGGGAGTTGTTTATCAACGAAATACGATATTTCTGGTAAGTTTCACAAGCAAGTAATAGGATTCTAAACTAAAACGATAAACATAGACAAAGatctagtttttataatttttttcagatAGGAGAATTTGCAAGTAGGCAACAGATAGCGATTTACTGATAGGAGAATTTGTGTGTCTTAATAAACTGTATAGTAATCATGTCGAAGAGAACTTTGCGTATGCTTGCAATGGCTAACGAAAACTTAGTTGTAAATAGAAACGACGAAATAGACACTCTACTAGTAAATGAACTGGTAAACTCTGGTGAAATCAACGAATGGGAAAACCTAAATATAGACAGTACGCCTATAGTTATGGTAATAGACGAACCTCAGCCTGAAGACAATCATACGATTACTACGCTTACAACATTGCAAAATTGTACGGAGCAGTAAGACTTTGACTTAAGCAATTGCTTAAGAGACTTTAACGAAATTGACTCTTTAGCggataataataattgtattatatGAAGTGATAGTGTATC from the Diabrotica undecimpunctata isolate CICGRU chromosome 1, icDiaUnde3, whole genome shotgun sequence genome contains:
- the LOC140443789 gene encoding uncharacterized protein, which codes for MEVKQEFSENTCNPVKLDDALLDGFKTEIKEESNRETQDEFDYLDLKELPIKTELDDENKLFSFEEKPTNETGFPQVDNTLEPMKAVYLDNKKQHTSHPIQDKIFNCEICSKQFSTKKYLNQHLKRHTGEKAYTCQICFKQLVHKSALNVHMKVHTGEKPYTCEICLKQFSQAGSLKQHIRMHTGEKPYKCEICSKSFSQVNPLKQHMILHTGEKPYKCEICFKQFFQRDSLAKHVKIHTGGNNCEICHKEFSQACHLKQHMIMHTGEKPYKCNICFKMFSQSSSLKHHVMLHTGEKPYKCEICFKPFFQIGTFNKHMKVHTENSPNTCQICFKQFSQADALERHMKIHSEENTNRCEVCFKQLAHKSSLKEHMKIHTGEKPYKCEICLKEFIGAHNLRQHTRIHTGEKPYKCKTCLRTFSRSGNLKKHEMTHHSKTLQV